Proteins encoded within one genomic window of Salipaludibacillus agaradhaerens:
- the thiC gene encoding phosphomethylpyrimidine synthase ThiC, which translates to MSTSSFNEQNIAIMSSFSGSKKVYVEGCRPDMKVPMREIALSPTTGSFGEEENPPVRVYDTSGPYTDSHYAVDITKGLPTLRSKWIRERNDVEEYEGREIKPQDNGYQDGHDPRAHRNVFPGLKRKPLRAKKSRNVTQLHYAKKGIITPEMAFIAIRENMKPEFVRDEVARGRAIIPSNINHPETEPMIIGRHFHVKINANIGNSAVSSSIEEEVEKMTWATRWGADTIMDLSTGKNIHTTREWIIRNSAVPVGTVPIYQALEKVNGIAEDLTWEIYRDTLIEQAEQGVDYFTIHAGVLLRYVPLTAKRLTGIVSRGGSIMAQWCLYHHKESFLYTHFEDICEIMKTYDVAFSLGDGLRPGSIADANDEAQFAELETLGELTKIAWEHDVQVMVEGPGHVPMHLIKENIDKQLEVCEEAPFYTLGPLTTDIAPGYDHITSAIGAAMIGWYGTAMLCYVTPKEHLGLPNRDDVREGVITYKIAAHAADLAKGHPGARQRDDALSKARFEFRWRDQFNLSLDPELALQYHDETLPAEGAKTAHFCSMCGPKFCSMRISQDIRHYAKENKLDTKEAIEKGMREKANEFKQSGKKLYQ; encoded by the coding sequence ATGTCAACATCTTCATTCAATGAACAAAACATTGCCATCATGTCTAGCTTTTCAGGGAGTAAAAAAGTATATGTAGAAGGTTGTAGACCTGATATGAAAGTACCGATGCGTGAAATTGCGTTAAGCCCGACTACTGGTAGCTTTGGGGAAGAAGAAAATCCGCCAGTTCGTGTTTATGACACAAGCGGCCCCTATACAGATAGTCATTATGCCGTTGATATAACAAAAGGTCTCCCTACGCTTAGAAGCAAATGGATTCGAGAAAGAAATGATGTAGAGGAATATGAAGGGCGAGAGATAAAGCCCCAAGACAATGGCTATCAAGATGGACATGATCCTCGTGCACATCGTAACGTATTTCCTGGTTTGAAAAGAAAGCCGTTACGTGCAAAAAAAAGCCGAAATGTCACACAACTTCATTATGCTAAAAAAGGGATTATTACACCTGAAATGGCGTTCATCGCAATAAGAGAAAATATGAAACCTGAATTTGTTCGTGATGAAGTAGCAAGAGGGCGAGCGATTATTCCTTCTAATATCAACCATCCAGAGACAGAGCCTATGATCATAGGCCGACATTTCCATGTTAAAATTAATGCGAATATTGGTAATTCAGCTGTTTCTTCATCTATTGAAGAAGAGGTGGAAAAAATGACTTGGGCGACCCGTTGGGGGGCTGATACTATTATGGACCTTTCAACAGGAAAAAACATTCATACGACACGGGAATGGATTATTCGTAATTCCGCTGTCCCAGTTGGTACGGTACCTATTTATCAAGCACTTGAAAAAGTGAATGGAATTGCGGAAGACCTAACATGGGAGATTTATCGTGATACACTCATCGAACAAGCAGAACAAGGTGTGGATTACTTCACTATTCATGCTGGCGTTCTTTTAAGATATGTGCCTCTCACAGCAAAGCGTTTAACAGGGATTGTATCGAGAGGTGGATCGATCATGGCGCAATGGTGCCTCTATCATCATAAAGAAAGTTTCTTATATACTCATTTTGAAGACATCTGTGAGATTATGAAAACGTATGATGTGGCTTTTTCTTTAGGTGATGGCTTACGCCCTGGCTCAATTGCAGACGCAAACGATGAAGCTCAATTTGCAGAGCTAGAAACTCTTGGGGAACTAACCAAGATCGCTTGGGAACATGATGTACAAGTGATGGTAGAAGGACCTGGGCACGTGCCGATGCATCTTATAAAAGAAAATATAGATAAACAACTAGAGGTATGTGAAGAAGCACCTTTTTATACACTTGGACCACTGACTACTGATATAGCCCCTGGATATGATCACATTACATCGGCTATTGGGGCTGCCATGATTGGATGGTATGGCACGGCGATGCTTTGTTATGTGACACCAAAAGAACACCTAGGTTTACCAAATCGAGACGATGTTCGAGAAGGTGTAATCACATATAAAATCGCCGCACATGCTGCCGATTTAGCAAAAGGACATCCTGGTGCTCGTCAAAGAGATGATGCTCTATCAAAAGCGCGATTTGAATTTCGTTGGAGAGACCAGTTTAATTTATCATTAGATCCGGAGTTAGCATTGCAATATCACGACGAAACGTTACCTGCCGAAGGGGCCAAAACAGCGCATTTCTGTTCCATGTGTGGACCGAAATTTTGCAGTATGAGGATCTCCCAAGACATCCGGCATTATGCTAAAGAAAACAAGCTAGACACAAAAGAAGCCATCGAAAAAGGAATGAGAGAAAAAGCGAACGAATTTAAACAGTCTGGAAAAAAGTTATATCAGTGA